A single region of the Biomaibacter acetigenes genome encodes:
- the cbiQ gene encoding cobalt ECF transporter T component CbiQ, whose product MLIDNYTYSNKLKDVHPAEKLLFTLATMAVGFIPNVYLNLAIVFMMGTILVFKAGIPVRVCLKILALPLSFVLTGVLTLMINIVPAGSRALIKFSLFDITIGITRESMKISGMLFFRSMALVSCLYFLALTTPMIDLVMVLKSLKVPALLLELMELMYRFLFVLMENSERIYISQSSRLGYITSKAALNSLGRLISSLFLKSYRDSERLYTALEARGYDGELKVLTKNFSPSLRNILFIVSAEILLLLLAWLSGGGIKWTITSWR is encoded by the coding sequence ATGCTGATAGATAATTACACATATTCAAACAAACTAAAAGACGTTCATCCCGCTGAAAAGCTGTTATTTACACTGGCCACCATGGCAGTGGGCTTTATTCCGAATGTATATTTAAATCTAGCGATTGTTTTCATGATGGGAACCATCTTAGTATTTAAAGCGGGAATACCGGTGAGGGTTTGCCTGAAAATACTTGCCCTCCCGCTTTCATTTGTTTTAACCGGTGTATTGACGCTGATGATAAATATAGTTCCTGCCGGAAGCAGAGCATTGATAAAATTTTCGTTATTTGACATCACCATCGGAATAACTCGGGAAAGCATGAAGATATCGGGTATGCTCTTTTTCAGGTCTATGGCTTTAGTTTCCTGCCTGTATTTTCTGGCTCTTACAACCCCCATGATAGATCTTGTCATGGTGCTGAAAAGTCTGAAAGTGCCGGCGCTTCTCCTGGAGCTCATGGAGCTTATGTACAGGTTTTTGTTCGTGCTCATGGAAAATTCCGAAAGGATATATATATCCCAGTCTTCCCGGCTGGGATATATAACTTCGAAGGCTGCCCTTAATTCTCTGGGAAGGCTCATATCTTCACTATTTCTAAAATCCTATAGAGATTCTGAAAGGCTATATACGGCGCTGGAGGCAAGAGGATACGACGGGGAGTTGAAGGTCCTGACAAAAAACTTTTCGCCATCCCTCAGGAATATCCTTTTTATTGTATCTGCGGAGATTTTGCTTCTGCTTTTGGCGTGGCTTTCCGGAGGTGGAATAAAATGGACGATTACATCCTGGAGATGA
- a CDS encoding energy-coupling factor ABC transporter ATP-binding protein, with product MDDYILEMRDVIFEYPGGIRALNGISMAIEKGKNIAILGPNGSGKSTLFLHFNGILRPKSGRVFYRGQEIRYSRYYLINLRKKVGIVFQDPDTQLFAGSVFQEVSFGPMNLGFPITEVKKRVEEALKAAGIEELEHRPTHFLSYGQKKRVSIADVLAMDPEVLILDEPAAYLDPKHVEKLLEILEELRRKGKQVILSTHDVELAYSWADYVFILKDGKVAGEGTPTEIFQNEKLLKEADLKKPLLLEICEVLKQKGFIFDRLPRNILELRREDLFWAKA from the coding sequence ATGGACGATTACATCCTGGAGATGAGGGATGTGATTTTTGAGTATCCAGGGGGCATAAGGGCCTTAAATGGGATCTCCATGGCAATAGAAAAGGGCAAAAATATTGCGATATTAGGTCCCAACGGGTCCGGCAAATCCACCCTGTTCCTCCACTTTAACGGCATATTGAGGCCGAAGAGCGGAAGGGTTTTTTACAGGGGCCAGGAGATAAGGTACTCCAGATATTACCTTATTAATCTCAGAAAAAAAGTGGGCATAGTATTTCAGGACCCGGATACTCAGCTGTTCGCAGGCAGCGTCTTTCAGGAAGTCTCCTTCGGTCCCATGAACCTTGGATTTCCCATCACCGAAGTTAAAAAAAGGGTGGAGGAGGCTTTAAAAGCTGCGGGAATAGAAGAATTAGAACACAGGCCCACCCATTTTTTGAGCTATGGCCAGAAAAAGAGGGTATCTATCGCAGATGTGCTGGCCATGGATCCCGAGGTGCTTATCCTGGACGAACCTGCGGCATACCTGGACCCGAAGCATGTGGAAAAGCTCCTGGAAATACTGGAGGAACTCCGCAGGAAGGGAAAGCAGGTGATTTTATCCACCCATGATGTGGAGCTGGCCTATTCCTGGGCTGATTATGTATTTATCTTGAAAGACGGGAAGGTAGCCGGGGAAGGAACTCCAACAGAAATTTTTCAAAATGAAAAGCTTTTAAAAGAGGCGGATTTGAAAAAGCCGCTGCTCTTAGAAATATGCGAAGTTTTAAAGCAAAAAGGCTTTATTTTCGATAGATTGCCCAGAAATATCCTGGAACTTAGAAGGGAGGATTTATTTTGGGCAAAGGCGTAA
- a CDS encoding energy-coupling factor ABC transporter substrate-binding protein yields MRDKNFFIKNLILALLVILLSIYPLLTLKDAKFGGADDMAEEVITQVNADFKPWFKPLWEPPSGEIESLLFALQAAMGAGFIGYYFGLARAKKNADR; encoded by the coding sequence ATGAGAGATAAAAACTTTTTTATAAAAAATTTGATTCTTGCTCTGCTGGTGATACTTCTTTCGATTTACCCGCTTTTAACACTAAAAGATGCAAAATTCGGAGGGGCCGACGACATGGCGGAAGAAGTCATTACCCAGGTGAACGCGGATTTTAAACCATGGTTTAAGCCGCTGTGGGAGCCTCCCAGCGGTGAGATAGAAAGTCTTCTATTTGCCCTTCAGGCCGCCATGGGAGCGGGATTTATCGGTTACTATTTCGGACTTGCCAGGGCGAAGAAAAATGCTGATAGATAA